From the genome of Trichocoleus sp. FACHB-46, one region includes:
- a CDS encoding peptidoglycan-binding protein yields MKLQTIFSLLTIATGLLGGSFTHPASAHSLSSQQTSPVLIATAYTDLTLPTLRQGDRGRDVQLLQRILQDNGFLGAAGVRLGNPRGAIVDGIFGAVTASAVRDLQQRYGIPVTGRVNPTTWEVLDMHENPYRSPLPWKQQNIKQPQATGDFS; encoded by the coding sequence ATGAAACTTCAAACCATTTTCAGCTTACTAACAATCGCTACAGGGTTGCTCGGAGGTTCATTCACTCATCCAGCGAGCGCACACAGCCTTTCTTCACAGCAAACATCACCCGTTCTGATCGCAACTGCCTACACTGATTTAACCTTACCCACCTTGCGCCAAGGCGATCGCGGCAGAGACGTACAATTGTTACAGCGCATTCTTCAAGACAATGGCTTTTTAGGAGCCGCAGGTGTGAGGTTAGGCAATCCAAGAGGGGCGATCGTCGATGGCATCTTTGGTGCGGTCACAGCGTCTGCGGTACGCGATCTCCAGCAACGATACGGAATCCCAGTTACAGGGCGAGTCAATCCAACCACCTGGGAAGTCCTGGATATGCACGAAAACCCCTATCGATCGCCGCTTCCCTGGAAACAACAGAACATTAAACAACCACAAGCCACAGGAGATTTCTCATGA
- a CDS encoding RidA family protein has protein sequence MNKPEFFVTPGYGEYMLNNLHYSQAVKIGDRVEISGQGGWDDNLQIPESLADEIAQAFRNIERTLATAGAGWEHVVHVNSYHVGGLPPEVNEVMVKLFRHYMPNHAPIWTEVGVAALALPKMRIEIRVTAIVS, from the coding sequence ATGAATAAGCCTGAGTTTTTTGTTACCCCCGGTTATGGGGAATACATGCTGAATAACTTGCATTACTCGCAAGCCGTAAAAATTGGCGATCGCGTGGAGATATCCGGTCAAGGTGGCTGGGATGACAATCTGCAAATTCCCGAATCGCTCGCGGACGAGATCGCTCAAGCGTTTCGGAACATAGAGCGAACCTTGGCAACTGCCGGGGCGGGCTGGGAGCATGTTGTTCATGTCAATTCTTACCATGTTGGTGGGTTGCCCCCAGAAGTTAATGAGGTGATGGTCAAGCTATTTCGTCATTACATGCCCAACCATGCCCCCATTTGGACAGAGGTAGGAGTCGCGGCTCTTGCACTTCCAAAAATGCGGATTGAAATTCGTGTTACTGCAATTGTTTCGTGA
- a CDS encoding glucose 1-dehydrogenase, producing MILQDKVALVTGGTSGIGRTTAIAFGAAGAKVVFSGRRDAEGEKTAKLIRETGAECLYVHSDASNEEDIKALVQKTVATYGQLDCAFNNAGTNGSFKPLHEQSIEDFDNLMAINVRGLFLCMKYEIQQMLSQGSGVIVNNSSASGLVAFPKTSPYVASKHAVMGLTRAAALDYAKQGIRVNAVNPGGTATELLDHAFGQLGITADDLGSLIPMGRIGQATEIAQAVVFLCSDAASYITGQPLVIDGGYTVS from the coding sequence ATGATACTGCAAGATAAAGTAGCGTTAGTCACCGGGGGCACATCGGGAATTGGTAGAACAACGGCGATCGCTTTCGGGGCTGCTGGAGCAAAGGTAGTATTCTCCGGTAGACGCGACGCAGAAGGTGAAAAAACCGCCAAACTGATTCGCGAAACAGGTGCCGAATGCTTATACGTTCATTCAGATGCCTCGAATGAGGAAGACATCAAAGCATTAGTGCAAAAGACGGTTGCAACCTACGGGCAACTCGACTGTGCCTTCAATAATGCAGGCACTAACGGCTCTTTTAAGCCTCTGCATGAACAATCAATTGAAGATTTTGACAACCTGATGGCAATCAATGTTCGGGGGCTGTTTTTGTGCATGAAGTACGAAATTCAGCAAATGTTGTCTCAAGGATCTGGTGTGATCGTGAACAATTCGTCAGCGAGTGGTCTCGTTGCGTTTCCGAAGACTTCTCCTTACGTTGCCAGCAAACATGCAGTAATGGGGCTGACGCGAGCGGCGGCGCTGGACTATGCCAAGCAAGGCATCCGGGTTAATGCGGTGAATCCTGGAGGCACTGCGACTGAACTGCTCGATCACGCCTTTGGGCAACTGGGTATCACAGCGGATGATTTAGGCTCTTTGATTCCAATGGGTCGGATCGGTCAGGCAACGGAAATTGCTCAAGCGGTTGTGTTTCTCTGCTCCGACGCTGCCAGCTATATTACGGGGCAACCCTTAGTAATCGATGGTGGATATACAGTGAGTTGA